The Bacteroidales bacterium genome window below encodes:
- the trxA gene encoding thioredoxin has translation MIENLTKETFKEKVFNFEENQEWKFEGDKPAIIDFYADWCQPCKIVEPVLEELSEEYKGKVDVFRIDTEDQQELAAMFGIKSIPSILFIPQAEQPQMAQGALPKDTLEKAIKDVLKVESN, from the coding sequence GATTGAAAATTTAACCAAAGAGACATTCAAAGAGAAAGTTTTTAACTTTGAAGAAAACCAGGAATGGAAATTTGAAGGAGATAAACCGGCCATCATTGATTTTTATGCAGACTGGTGCCAACCCTGCAAGATAGTAGAACCGGTGCTGGAAGAACTTTCAGAAGAGTATAAAGGAAAAGTAGATGTTTTCAGGATCGACACTGAGGATCAGCAGGAATTGGCAGCGATGTTTGGGATAAAAAGCATCCCGTCAATCCTGTTCATTCCGCAGGCAGAACAGCCACAGATGGCTCAGGGTGCCTTGCCAAAAGACACACTCGAAAAGGCCATAAAAGATGTATTGAAAGTAGAAAGCAATTAA